The genome window TCTACTATCTCATGTCCGGCATTTTTAAGTGCAGTTATCGCCAAAGCGTACGCTTTTTTTACATCTTCGCTTGCGTTTTCTATATGTTTTGGAAGTACGGCAATTTTAAGCTTGCAATCAGGATTTAGTTTGTCGCTTACTTTGTCGTTTTTGTTTGCACTTGTTGAGTCTTTTTCGTCATGTCCGCTGATAATGTCATATAAAATAGCCGCATCTTCAACGGTTTGCGTCATCGGTCCAATCTGATCAAGGCTTGAAGCGTAAGCTCCCAAACCGTAACGGCTAACACGCCCATAAGTCGGTTTCATCCCGACAATCCCGCAAAAAGATGCAGGCTGGCGAATACTTCCGCCCGTGTCGCTTCCAAGAGCTGCAACAGCAAGACCCGCCGCAACCGCTGCCGCACTTCCGCCTGAACTCCCACCGGGAACGCAATCTTTGTTGTGAGGATTTAGAGTTTTGCCGTAAAAGCTTGACTCGGTAGTGCTTCCCATAGCAAACTCATCCATATTTGTTCGCCCAAACGGACTAAGCCCTGCGTTTAACATCTTCTCTACAACGGTAGCATTGTAAGGAGCGATATAACCTTGAAGTATATTTGAACCCGATGTGATAGACCAATCTTTTACCTGAATGTTATCTTTTACAGCGATAGGCACGCCTTCACCCATATTGTGAACATCGATGTAAGCGTTTAAATCTGCATTTGCTTCTATTTTTGCTTTTAACTCATTTTTAAAATTTTCTAGTTCTTCTTTACTTAATTTTAACGCTTCTTTTAATGTAATCACTAAATTTTCCTGTTTTTATAAATTATTGGGTGTATTATAGCAAAATGCGTCTGTTTTTTCTTTAGCGGCGTTTTGCAAGATAAAAAAGAGTCAAAACTTACCTCTTTTTCAGAACTTTTAAACATATGATTATTTTGAGGTTACTTTAATTATGCTTCAAACATTTTAACAAGCATTTTAGAAATTTCCACAGATGTTTTTTTATCAACACACCCGAGTTTTTTTACTAATCTTGTTTTATCAATTGTTCTAATTTGGTCTAATAATACTAAACCATCTTTTTTTTCAAATTTAATTTTTGGTCTAAATATAAAATCAAAACCTTTAGATGTCATGGGTGCTACTATGACGGTTTTTAAAATATTCATCTCATCTGGCGAAATCACTATACACGGTCTTGTCTTTTGAATTTCAGAACCGACGGTAGGATTTAAATTTACTAGGTAAATCTCATATCTTTTGATATCTACTACCACTCAAAATCTTCCAAGTCATTATCGTTAAGTAACTCTTCAAGTAGTCCCTCGTCTTTGATCCCCTTATGCTTAGCCGTCACTTTTTCAATATTTTCTCTCCACCCATCTCGACCAATGTTATTTACAGGCTTTATCAATAAACCATTTTCTAAAACTTCTAGCTCTAAACTAACATTTTCAAGATGCGCTTGCTCTATTAAAGGCTTAGGAATTCTAATACCCTGAGAGTTTCCAATTTTTGTAAGTGTTGTCATAATCAACTCCTTTTTGTAATTATATTGTAGTTACTTTTAAAAGTCAACTTGACCAGATGATTTCTCGTTTTATCGTTCCACCTTTCCAAAGGTGGAATGCATACAACATTTAACAAACATTATATATAAAACAACTTGATATGATGTCCCTTAAGCGAGAGGTATTAATTATGGAGATTAAGAAGAAATTGTTAGATATTGTCCGTGATAAAATCAGGTTTAAACATTACAGTTTGGATTTTTAGAGTTTTTAACTAAATTGATTAAAATCTTTAAAATATCAGGGTGCATTTAATTTTCATGTTTGATTGTTACTCATATTTTATATCAAATATAGTACAATATTGATATATAAATTAAATATGAAATTAACAAGGAAATAAAATGGTTAAATATGCACAAAATGAACTTTTTTCTATTACTGATTTTACAAAACAGATTGGCAGTGTTGTTAGCAGCATTAAAGAGCACTCTCTTGAAAAAATCGGAATACTTAAGAACAATAAGCTTGAAGCTGTCGTAATTTCTACTGATGAATATGAGAGGTTAAAAGAGCTTGAAGAGATGTTCGAGTTGGCTGAACATACTCAGATATATAATATGATTCAACAAAGAAAAGAGACTCCTTTGTCTGAGTATATATCTATGCAAGATATGGCAAAAAAATTTAACATAGATATAGAAAAAATTTAATCTATGTATGAGATAAAATATCATCCTCTTGTTGAAGCAGATTTGGAGCAGTTGAACCATTCTGTTCGTATAGAGGTCTTTAAAAAATTAAAAAAGATTCAAATTTCTCCTGAGCTTGGGCAGCTTCTTGGTAATAAAAATAATATGGATTTGACGGGATTGCGAAAAGTTTATGTAGCAAAGAAGCAGGTCAGGATAGTTTACGAGATTATAGACAACTTGCTAGTGGTTAAAGTTATTACGATTGGAAAAAGAGAAGATATGGAAGTGTATAAACAAGCACAACAGAGAAGAAAAAGCCTATAATCCATCTGGATTCTTAGACTTCTTCCCCAGTTTAACAAATTTCCGATACTTACTTATGACAAATTACAATATTTTTTATATCGTTTTTATCGTTCCACCTTTCCCAAGGTGGAATGCATACAACAGATAATTCAGGAGTAGATAAGGAGATAGACTAGACTAAATAAACATCTTAGGCGTTTCACCGTAGGAGAGGATGGAGCGAGAAAAGCCTAGCTAAAAAGTAGCCTGTTCAAATTTTTTCTTGCTATATGTTATTCATATTTTTTACCATTATGTTCTAACCAACCGCCGACATGACTGTTTCTTGGGGCATGATGCGTCCAATGAACAACCCCACCCTTGGCATTGTTTTCATATTCTCCACAAAACTTTATAGAATCACCCTCTTTTAGTTGATGTACTTTTGGTGCTAAATCAATATTGTGTGCAATTAATAAAGTTTGCCCGGATGATGCTTTTATTATAAACCTTTGATGACGGTTGCCTTGATTGTCATCACTAAGCAATTTAGTAACCGTTCCGGAACTACACATTGGTGTACCGGCATATATTTCCAAGCTTATAAGTATTAAAAATAACACTTTTTTCATTAATTTTTCCCCATTTTAACCAAAAAAATTCCAACCCCTACAATCCCAAAGGCATTCGTGCCTGACACCCTTTTTTTAAAAATAATCTGCTATTTTCCAATGATTTTTATAGGCTACATACCCAATAATGAGTGCTATCCCAAATGCGATAGGAACCAATGATACTACTAACTCATTCATCATAATCTAAACCTTTAACTTTATTTTTAAGACTGGATAATTCTTGATAATTTATAACTATTCCTATAGCCATAATTACAAAAATAAGTAACAATAAAAAACCTAATATATACAATTCATCCTTAAGAAAAATAATAGAATATGAACCTGCACCTGCTGCAGTAGCTAATAGAGGAATCATCTTCTTATGTGCTATATGTGCTTCTTTAGCAATAATATCGGCTTTGTCTTTTCGCTCTTGTAATGTCATAGTGAGATTATATCAAAATATACAAAATAGAAGAAATTTATATCGTTCCACCTTTCCCAAGGTGGAATGCATACAACAGATAATTCAGAAGTAGATATGGAGGCAGACTAGATAAACACCTTAGGCATTCCACCTCAGGAGAGGATGGAACGAGGAAATTGGGCAGCACAAAATTATTGCGTTTTAGATACACCAAGTCACAGCTCAAAATTTGCAAAAGCACCCTCAACGCTTAGTACATTTTTGTAGCTGGTTTTTGTGATTGTTACTCTTTTTGTGTTTAGGTCACACACAGCTATGCGGAAGTTTGAACCCATTTGCGGTTCAACTATGCATATGATTTTATCTTCTATCTGTCTCGTTGTATGGATAGTCCCGTGAAGATTGTGAAAAAAGTATTTTGGATAACTAAGCGGTGTAATCTCAACAACATCCGCAGTTCTTTTTTTGTCAAGAGTTTGTGCGATGATATTGGCATCTTCAAAGTTGTCAAACTGGATGCACCAGTCATCAAACTCTTTGTTAAATCGTTTTAATTTTTCATCTAAAAAACCACCTGCAGGTGATTGAAGAGCAAATATACTCATATATGGTTATTTAAACTTTTTAACCAAAAAAATCCCAACCCCCACAATCCCAAATACCACAGCTACGGTAGCTGCGATAAATGTAAAAGATACAGGCTCGGCAAAATTAGGCATTTACTACCTTTGAACATCTCTCACATGTTGACTCTTCATCTTTTGACTGATATTTCCAACATCTCGGACATTTTGCTTTTGTTGCTTTTTGGATTACAAAAATATCTCCCTCAACCTCAAATTTTCCAAGCTCTTCGATGATTTCAGTGTGTGCGATACCTGAGACTACGAACCAATCCTCTGCTGCGGTTTTGTCCATTTTGGCTATTTTGTCAGACTCGGTAACTATGACAAGCTCCAGAGTATTTTTTATGATTTTCTCTTTTTTAAGTCCGTCAACTATCTCAAAAAATTTCTCTCTTGCACTGTTCATATAAGGAGCGTCAAAAGTTGACTCAACCGACTCTATACTCTCGTGCACAAAGTCAAAAATATCTTCTCTCTCGCCTTTGATGATTGCAGGAAGATGTTCTACTATCTCATCTGCGGTGTATGTCAAAATCGGAGCAATTAGAGTTAGAAGCGATTTTGTCATGATTGCCATGGCACTCTGGCTTGAGGTTCTTCTAGGGT of Sulfurimonas sp. contains these proteins:
- the gatA gene encoding Asp-tRNA(Asn)/Glu-tRNA(Gln) amidotransferase subunit GatA produces the protein MITLKEALKLSKEELENFKNELKAKIEANADLNAYIDVHNMGEGVPIAVKDNIQVKDWSITSGSNILQGYIAPYNATVVEKMLNAGLSPFGRTNMDEFAMGSTTESSFYGKTLNPHNKDCVPGGSSGGSAAAVAAGLAVAALGSDTGGSIRQPASFCGIVGMKPTYGRVSRYGLGAYASSLDQIGPMTQTVEDAAILYDIISGHDEKDSTSANKNDKVSDKLNPDCKLKIAVLPKHIENASEDVKKAYALAITALKNAGHEIVEAELMDAKYDISAYYITATAEATTNLARYDGIRYGNRVVGKDLNDTFIQTRSQGFGDEVKRRILLGNFVLSSGYYEAYYVKAQKTRHLIKEQYSKIFENVDLILSPVAPTTANKFGELSTPMEMYLSDLYTISVNLAGLPAISVPVSKSSEGMPIGLQLIANAYEEQTLFDGALSLEREINYSK
- a CDS encoding type II toxin-antitoxin system PemK/MazF family toxin, with protein sequence MVVDIKRYEIYLVNLNPTVGSEIQKTRPCIVISPDEMNILKTVIVAPMTSKGFDFIFRPKIKFEKKDGLVLLDQIRTIDKTRLVKKLGCVDKKTSVEISKMLVKMFEA
- a CDS encoding AbrB/MazE/SpoVT family DNA-binding domain-containing protein; the encoded protein is MTTLTKIGNSQGIRIPKPLIEQAHLENVSLELEVLENGLLIKPVNNIGRDGWRENIEKVTAKHKGIKDEGLLEELLNDNDLEDFEW
- a CDS encoding type II toxin-antitoxin system RelE/ParE family toxin — protein: MYEIKYHPLVEADLEQLNHSVRIEVFKKLKKIQISPELGQLLGNKNNMDLTGLRKVYVAKKQVRIVYEIIDNLLVVKVITIGKREDMEVYKQAQQRRKSL
- a CDS encoding DUF3465 domain-containing protein; translation: MKKVLFLILISLEIYAGTPMCSSGTVTKLLSDDNQGNRHQRFIIKASSGQTLLIAHNIDLAPKVHQLKEGDSIKFCGEYENNAKGGVVHWTHHAPRNSHVGGWLEHNGKKYE